Below is a genomic region from Bradyrhizobium sp. 1(2017).
ATCCTGCCGCGGAACGTGTTTGTGGACAGACGCGAGATCACCTTGAGGTTCGCCGATTTGGACAGGCGCCAGATCACGCTGTCCGCGATCAGGTTACCGATGTCGAGATGTTCGTTCGCGTCCTTGCGCGCGTCGAAGGGTATGACCGCGATCGCCGGCTCCATGGGAGTACCATAGTCTCGCCGAGCCGCGAGGCTCGGGTGTGGACTGGCCGGACCAACGCGGTAGGCGCGAACCGGCTTGTCAAAGTGCTTGAGGATACAGTTGCCCAGGTCTTCGCACAGCGCATCCACTCCGTGCGTCAGCTCGTCGCGCGCTGCAGCGCTGCCAATCGTCTCCCCCGGCTTGGCCAGGCTGGCAAGAGCTGCCGCCAGCTGCTCATGCGCCGCCTCGCTGGCGATCGTTTCACCGGGACCGGCAAGGGTTGCGAGCCGGGCTGCGAGGTTGATGCCGGTGCCATAGATGTCGATGCCGTCGCTCCAGGCGGTGGAAGCGTTGATCCCCGCACGAAGCTGGAAGTGTTGATCGTCGGGACGCCCGGTGTTCTGGACAGCGATGGTCCGGTGCATGTCTGCCGCGGCATTGACGGCATCAGGCACCGATTCGAAGCGGGCCATCAGCCCATCTCCGAGGCTCTTCACGAGGCCGCCGCGATAACGCGGCAGGATCTGGCCGGTGGCAAGTTGGACGAAGTCCGTCCATCGACGTACAGCGGATGCCTCGTGCGCCTGCATCAGCCGCACGGACTCGACCAGGTCGACCAAGAGGACCACAGTGTCCTGCTGCACGAGGCCCATTGCTCGTCTCTCCGAAGCCCGGCTTCCGCTGACCGGACTCTCAGGTGAATGGCCCTTTAGGCCATTACTGTTCGACTTCCCAGATGTTGACCGAACCCTGCCCGGCAGTTGCGAATTCGGCGGACGCCCTCATCGAGTGCACGCAAATCAATACTGCGCACGCGTTCGCTCGGTTATGATCCAGATCACGATTTCCGAAATGCCTGGGCCGGTCGCATGCGCGGCAATTATTCGCACCTCAAAATACACGCTACAAGCTTCTTCTCGTTATACGAGAAGTCAGATTCGTTTGCCGCTAATGCGGGCACGTCTCGACCTCGACGGTGACGTGGCTCAGCCCCTTCAGCCCGGCGAGCCGCCGCTCGCCATCTTCGGTCCGAAGGACTTTGGCTACCGTCTTGGCATCATCGGCGCCCCGGCGCGAATGGCCAGGCGGTGGCCCCGCTCGCCTTCGGCTGTTGATCGACGTGATGGGCGCCAAGGTGCTGATTGTCTCCTCCGCGCTCAGCCTGTCGGCGCTGGCCGCGCTGTTCCTGATCCGCACCGGACCGCGGCCGGATTGACCGCTCGGCCGCTTTCGCGCACAAGCGGGCGATGACCGACGACACTGGCCCGCCCCGCACGTTCAAAGGCCTCCTGCGCTGGGCGACCACGCCGCCGCAGGCCTGGGGCGTCTATCTCCTCGCAGTCCTGCTGGTCTGGCTGGTGTCGTTCTATGCCGGCACGCTGAAGCCGAAGAAAACGCCAGAGCCGAGCCCGCCCACGGCGAGTGCGCCGCGCAGCTAGGCCGGCTTCGCCTCGCTGGTCGCGATCCAGATGCCGGCGAACACCGCGACGAGCCCGATCAGAAGGTTTGCCGTGATCGGCTCGCCGATCAGCAGCGCCGCCAGCAATGTAGCCGCGATCGGATTGACCGTCATCGTATTGGCAACGCGGGTCGGCGTCGCCCGCGCCAGCGCCATAACCCAGAGGATGAACGCGAGCGCGCCGCCGCCGGCGCCGAGATAGATGCCGGCGATCCATTGTGCCGTCGTGAAATGATCGAGCGCGGCAAAGCTGCCCTTCACCAGACCCGCCAGCACCAGCACGACGGCGCCCGCGCCCATGCCCACCGTGAGAAAGCCGAACGCGCTGGAGCGCTGCATCAGCGGCCGCGACAGCACATTGTAGAACGCCATGCAGAACACGGCGCCGGTCATGATCAACTCGCCGCGCCAAGCCCCGGGTGGGCTCTGCGCGAGGCCCGCAGCGAGCGCCGCCGCCACGCCGAGCACGGCGATCGCAACGCCAATCATCTTGCGCGACGTCAGCCGCTCGACGCCGAGGATGGCCCCG
It encodes:
- a CDS encoding DMT family transporter, with product MGEWLGVAIALASSSLGGTAAAVTRYLVGGADPILLAILRWGIGFLCLLPCALVLGARWPQRADWPAVGLLGICFFGLFFILYNIAVSYTTAARASLALATLPLHTMVVGAILGVERLTSRKMIGVAIAVLGVAAALAAGLAQSPPGAWRGELIMTGAVFCMAFYNVLSRPLMQRSSAFGFLTVGMGAGAVVLVLAGLVKGSFAALDHFTTAQWIAGIYLGAGGGALAFILWVMALARATPTRVANTMTVNPIAATLLAALLIGEPITANLLIGLVAVFAGIWIATSEAKPA